Proteins from one Mycobacterium sp. SMC-2 genomic window:
- the dprA gene encoding DNA-processing protein DprA — MTAVDDPVLRAWAYLSRVAEPPCPELAALVRCVGPVEAADRVRRGLVDDGLARHTAARREIDCAAADLELLASRGARLITPDDDEWPLLAFAAFANASGKARGAAPMVLWAQGPVRLDEVAHRAAAVVGTRAATAYGELVAEDLADGLVQREVAVVSGGAYGIDGAAHRAVLNADGITVAVLAGGLDIPYPSGHSALLHRIGQHGLLFTEYPPGVRPARHRFLTRNRLVAAVAGAAVVVEAGLRSGAANTAAWARALGRVVAAVPGPVTSSASAGCHELLRNGAEVVTRADHIVELIGRIGELAAEDPHPATALDGLSDAERRVYEALPGHGAATVEQLAVASGLVPERVLGPLAILELAGLVQRQEGRWRLVRAVSGPAAPTTRLV, encoded by the coding sequence ATGACCGCGGTCGACGATCCCGTGCTGCGCGCCTGGGCGTACCTGTCGCGGGTGGCCGAGCCACCCTGTCCCGAGCTCGCCGCCCTGGTGCGATGTGTGGGCCCCGTGGAGGCGGCCGACCGGGTCCGCCGCGGCCTGGTCGACGACGGCCTGGCGCGACACACCGCGGCGCGGCGCGAAATCGACTGCGCCGCAGCCGACCTCGAGCTGCTCGCCAGCCGCGGCGCGCGGTTGATCACCCCCGACGACGACGAGTGGCCGCTGCTGGCGTTCGCCGCGTTCGCAAACGCCTCGGGGAAGGCCCGCGGCGCGGCGCCGATGGTGTTGTGGGCGCAGGGCCCCGTCCGGCTCGACGAGGTGGCGCACCGGGCGGCCGCCGTGGTGGGGACTCGGGCGGCGACGGCATATGGCGAGCTGGTGGCCGAGGACTTGGCGGACGGGCTGGTGCAACGCGAGGTGGCCGTCGTCTCCGGCGGTGCCTACGGGATCGACGGCGCGGCGCATCGGGCGGTGCTGAACGCCGACGGGATCACCGTGGCGGTTCTCGCCGGTGGGCTCGACATTCCCTATCCGAGCGGCCACAGCGCGTTGCTGCATCGCATCGGCCAACACGGGTTGCTGTTCACCGAATACCCGCCCGGTGTCCGGCCGGCCCGCCACCGGTTCCTGACCCGCAATCGCCTGGTTGCCGCCGTCGCGGGGGCGGCGGTGGTGGTGGAGGCGGGCCTGCGCAGCGGTGCGGCCAACACCGCGGCCTGGGCGCGGGCGCTGGGACGGGTGGTGGCTGCGGTGCCCGGGCCCGTGACGTCGTCGGCGTCGGCCGGGTGCCACGAGCTGCTGCGCAACGGCGCCGAGGTGGTGACCCGGGCCGACCACATCGTCGAGCTCATCGGCCGCATCGGCGAGCTGGCGGCCGAGGATCCGCACCCGGCAACTGCGCTCGACGGGCTCAGCGACGCCGAGCGCCGGGTCTACGAGGCGCTGCCGGGCCACGGCGCCGCCACAGTCGAGCAGCTCGCGGTCGCGTCGGGCCTCGTGCCCGAGCGGGTACTGGGGCCGCTGGCGATCCTCGAGCTGGCCGGGTTGGTGCAGCGCCAGGAGGGCAGGTGGCGACTCGTCCGGGCCGTGAGCGGCCCAGCTGCTCCGACGACCCGGCTCGTATAG
- a CDS encoding lysophospholipid acyltransferase family protein, with product MSNPDHRPAEVRAQAKRQATRARVSMEERRAKQDGGVAGWVAERAGRWDLSGQDEATLQRQKYLWNVLVDYWFRMEIDGWENIPPPPALLVGIHSGAPFVWDAWTVGLQWWRRFGQERPLHGTAHDALMAIPLIGRYFRSMGVLPAAPDAIATALAEGRDVALWPGGEVDSLRPWTERDRANLAGRKGFVKMAIRAGVPVVPIATVGGADAMPVLIRGDKLSKALQLDRLLRLKVFPLAISLPWGIAPAALPQLPLPAKIRTRFMPAVQLDHDPARADDEAYVDRKYREIQDAIQDGMDALARKRAFPLFG from the coding sequence ATGAGTAATCCCGATCACAGGCCAGCCGAAGTACGTGCGCAAGCGAAACGCCAGGCCACGCGGGCGCGAGTGAGCATGGAAGAGCGGCGCGCCAAGCAGGACGGCGGCGTCGCAGGCTGGGTCGCCGAGCGCGCCGGCAGGTGGGATCTCAGCGGCCAGGACGAGGCCACGCTGCAGCGGCAGAAATATCTGTGGAATGTGCTGGTGGACTACTGGTTTCGCATGGAGATCGACGGCTGGGAGAACATACCGCCGCCGCCGGCGCTGCTGGTGGGGATCCACTCCGGCGCCCCCTTCGTCTGGGACGCCTGGACTGTGGGTCTGCAATGGTGGCGGCGCTTCGGTCAGGAACGCCCGCTGCACGGCACGGCCCACGACGCGTTGATGGCCATTCCGCTGATCGGCCGCTACTTCCGGTCGATGGGTGTGCTGCCGGCCGCCCCGGACGCGATCGCCACCGCCCTGGCCGAAGGTCGTGACGTTGCGCTGTGGCCCGGTGGGGAGGTGGACTCGCTGCGCCCGTGGACCGAGCGTGACCGGGCGAACCTGGCGGGCCGAAAAGGCTTCGTGAAGATGGCGATTCGGGCCGGTGTGCCAGTCGTGCCGATCGCCACGGTCGGCGGTGCCGACGCCATGCCGGTGCTGATCCGCGGTGACAAGCTGTCGAAGGCCCTGCAGCTGGACCGCCTGCTGCGCCTCAAAGTGTTCCCCTTGGCGATCTCACTGCCGTGGGGGATCGCGCCGGCGGCGCTTCCACAGCTGCCGCTACCGGCCAAGATCAGGACCCGGTTCATGCCGGCCGTCCAGCTCGACCACGACCCCGCGCGCGCGGACGACGAAGCCTATGTCGACCGTAAGTACCGCGAGATCCAGGACGCGATCCAGGACGGAATGGACGCGCTCGCGCGCAAGCGCGCCTTCCCGCTTTTCGGCTGA
- the tsf gene encoding translation elongation factor Ts yields MANFTAADVKKLRELTGAGMLDCKNALAESDGDFDKAVEALRIKGAKDVGKRAERATAEGLVAAKGGALIELNSETDFVAKNAEFQALADQIVDAALGAKATDVDALKAAKAGDTTVEQAIADLSAKIGEKLELRRVAYFDGTVEAYLHKRAADLPPAVGVLVEYTGSDSDAAHSVALQIAALKARYLSRDDVPEDVVASERRIAEETAKAEGKPEQALPKIVEGRLNGFFKDAVLLEQPSVSDSKKTVKALLDEAGVTVTRFVRFEVGQA; encoded by the coding sequence ATGGCCAACTTCACCGCCGCCGACGTCAAGAAGCTTCGGGAACTCACCGGCGCCGGCATGCTCGACTGCAAGAACGCGCTGGCCGAAAGTGACGGCGACTTCGACAAGGCCGTCGAGGCGTTGCGCATCAAGGGCGCCAAGGACGTCGGCAAGCGCGCCGAGCGCGCCACGGCCGAGGGTCTGGTCGCGGCCAAGGGCGGCGCGCTGATCGAGCTCAACTCCGAGACCGACTTCGTCGCCAAGAACGCCGAGTTCCAGGCTCTGGCCGACCAGATCGTGGACGCCGCGCTGGGCGCCAAGGCCACCGACGTCGACGCGCTCAAGGCCGCGAAGGCCGGCGACACGACGGTCGAGCAGGCCATCGCCGACCTGTCGGCCAAGATCGGTGAGAAGCTCGAGCTGCGCCGCGTGGCGTACTTCGACGGCACCGTCGAGGCCTACCTGCACAAGCGGGCGGCCGACCTGCCGCCGGCCGTCGGCGTGCTGGTCGAGTACACCGGCTCGGACTCCGATGCCGCGCATTCCGTCGCGCTGCAGATCGCGGCCCTCAAGGCGCGCTACCTGTCCCGCGACGACGTGCCCGAAGACGTGGTGGCCAGCGAGCGCCGCATCGCCGAGGAAACGGCCAAGGCGGAGGGCAAGCCCGAGCAGGCGTTGCCCAAGATCGTCGAGGGCCGGTTGAACGGTTTCTTCAAGGACGCGGTGCTGCTGGAGCAGCCGTCGGTGTCCGACAGCAAGAAGACGGTCAAGGCCCTGCTCGACGAGGCCGGCGTAACCGTGACACGGTTCGTGCGCTTCGAAGTGGGCCAGGCCTAA
- a CDS encoding ChaB family protein produces MPKTTKDGTPKKGELPSTLQRSSAKAQRTFAKTHDSAADEYGSEERAHRVAYSALKHSFEKVDDHWEPKDKKGPSDERAKSGGPRASGQTAEGVDANASKKHLLDVARRLDVRGRSTMNKSELVDAIKKHNRRVRGR; encoded by the coding sequence ATGCCGAAGACTACCAAGGACGGCACGCCGAAGAAGGGAGAGTTGCCGAGCACCTTGCAGCGCTCCAGCGCCAAAGCGCAACGCACATTCGCGAAAACGCACGATTCGGCCGCCGACGAATACGGCAGCGAAGAGCGCGCCCACCGGGTGGCCTATTCCGCCCTCAAGCACAGTTTCGAAAAGGTCGACGACCATTGGGAGCCCAAAGACAAGAAGGGCCCCTCCGACGAGCGCGCGAAAAGCGGTGGGCCGCGCGCCAGCGGTCAGACGGCCGAGGGCGTCGACGCGAACGCGAGCAAAAAACACCTGCTCGATGTGGCGCGCCGGCTCGACGTGCGCGGCAGGTCGACGATGAACAAGTCGGAGCTGGTCGACGCGATCAAGAAGCACAATCGGCGCGTCCGCGGCCGCTGA
- a CDS encoding lactate 2-monooxygenase, translated as MAHFGDYQNEIYLRGLGGVVPPLPMAFAELEAKAATALPPSVWSYVAGGAGDERTQRANCEAFERWGLIPRMFVGAAERDLSVELFGMTLPAPVFMAPIGVIGICAQDGHGDLATARAAASTGVPMVASTLTVDPMEDVASALGDTPGFFQLYTPNDRELAASLVQRAEAAGFKGIVVTLDTWVTGWRPRDLSTSNFPQLRGHCLANYTSDPVFRAGLARSPEEDPQGAVLRWVQVFGSALTWGDLPWLRSLTDLPLLVKGICHPDDARRAKDGGVDGIYCSNHGGRQANGGLPALDCLPEVVEAADGLPVLFDSGIRSGADIIKALALGATAVGIGRPYAYGLALGGVDGIVHVLRMMLAEADLIMAVDGYPQLKDLTPDTLRRVD; from the coding sequence ATGGCGCATTTCGGGGACTACCAGAACGAGATCTACCTGCGGGGCCTGGGCGGGGTGGTGCCGCCGCTGCCGATGGCCTTCGCCGAGCTGGAGGCCAAGGCCGCCACGGCGCTGCCGCCGTCGGTGTGGTCGTACGTGGCGGGCGGGGCCGGCGATGAGCGCACCCAGCGGGCCAACTGCGAGGCCTTCGAGCGGTGGGGCCTCATCCCACGCATGTTTGTCGGCGCCGCCGAACGTGACCTGTCCGTCGAGCTGTTCGGGATGACCCTGCCGGCGCCGGTGTTCATGGCGCCCATCGGTGTCATCGGCATCTGCGCCCAAGACGGCCACGGCGACTTGGCCACCGCGCGCGCGGCCGCAAGCACCGGTGTCCCGATGGTCGCCTCCACGCTGACGGTCGACCCGATGGAAGACGTCGCGTCCGCCCTCGGCGACACCCCGGGGTTTTTCCAGCTGTACACGCCGAACGACCGCGAGCTGGCCGCCAGCCTGGTGCAGCGCGCCGAAGCGGCCGGGTTCAAGGGCATCGTCGTCACGCTCGACACCTGGGTGACCGGCTGGCGCCCCCGCGATCTGAGCACATCCAACTTCCCGCAGCTGCGCGGGCACTGCCTGGCCAACTACACCAGCGACCCGGTCTTCCGCGCCGGCCTGGCACGCTCGCCCGAGGAGGACCCACAGGGCGCGGTGCTGCGCTGGGTGCAGGTCTTCGGGTCCGCGCTGACCTGGGGCGACCTGCCCTGGCTGCGTTCGCTCACCGACCTGCCGCTGCTCGTCAAGGGCATCTGTCATCCCGACGACGCGCGGCGGGCCAAGGACGGCGGAGTGGACGGCATCTACTGCTCCAACCACGGGGGCCGGCAGGCCAACGGCGGCCTGCCCGCGCTCGATTGCCTACCGGAGGTGGTCGAGGCGGCCGACGGCCTTCCGGTGCTGTTCGACTCGGGGATCCGCAGCGGCGCCGACATCATCAAGGCGCTCGCGCTGGGTGCGACCGCGGTCGGCATCGGCCGCCCGTACGCCTACGGCCTGGCCCTCGGCGGGGTCGACGGCATCGTGCACGTGCTGCGGATGATGCTCGCCGAAGCCGACCTCATCATGGCCGTCGACGGATATCCCCAGCTCAAAGATCTCACCCCGGACACGCTTCGGCGCGTCGACTGA
- a CDS encoding CsbD family protein has protein sequence MADNNSGPAEAVKGVVEDVKGKAKEAVGAVTGRDDLTREGQAQQDKAEAQRDAAKKEAEAEAARGGAEAAEERQKANQ, from the coding sequence ATGGCGGACAACAACTCGGGACCTGCTGAAGCTGTCAAGGGCGTCGTTGAGGACGTCAAGGGCAAGGCCAAAGAGGCCGTCGGCGCGGTGACCGGTCGTGACGACCTGACCCGCGAGGGCCAGGCCCAGCAGGACAAGGCGGAAGCTCAGCGCGACGCAGCCAAGAAGGAAGCCGAGGCCGAGGCGGCCCGAGGCGGCGCCGAGGCCGCCGAGGAGCGCCAGAAGGCCAATCAGTAG
- a CDS encoding response regulator transcription factor, translating into MALDVLLLTDADDFDHALPPPTSFVRTMRRAPLTGDGHGPAHSGDVAIVDARHDLAAARAACRRLTTDDPALAVVALVAPTDGVTVDDDWNADDVMPLGTDADELRERLGRAIARRRSAVDGGLRFGALLLHPTSFTGSLEGRDLGLTLTEFKLLSFLVQHAGRPFTRTRLMHEVWGYDCNGRVRSVDVHVRRLRAKLGPQHQSMVDTVRGVGYMAATPPHPEWIVSESTLMPMWATTASAPHPVAH; encoded by the coding sequence ATGGCATTGGACGTTCTACTGCTGACCGACGCGGACGACTTCGATCACGCTCTGCCGCCACCGACTTCGTTTGTGCGGACCATGCGGCGCGCGCCCCTTACCGGTGATGGCCACGGGCCGGCGCATTCCGGCGACGTGGCGATCGTCGATGCCCGCCACGACCTCGCCGCGGCCCGGGCCGCCTGTCGGCGCCTGACGACCGATGACCCCGCGCTCGCCGTGGTGGCCCTTGTGGCACCGACCGACGGCGTGACGGTCGACGACGACTGGAACGCCGACGATGTCATGCCGCTGGGCACCGATGCGGACGAACTACGGGAACGGCTGGGGCGGGCGATCGCGCGCCGGCGCAGCGCCGTCGACGGCGGTCTGAGGTTCGGCGCCCTGCTGCTGCACCCGACAAGCTTCACGGGGTCGTTGGAAGGCAGGGACCTGGGTCTCACGTTGACTGAGTTCAAACTGCTGAGTTTCCTTGTGCAGCATGCCGGTCGGCCGTTCACCCGGACCCGCCTGATGCACGAGGTGTGGGGTTATGACTGCAACGGTCGGGTCCGTTCGGTCGATGTCCACGTTCGGCGGCTGCGCGCCAAGCTCGGCCCGCAACATCAGTCGATGGTCGACACCGTCCGGGGCGTGGGTTACATGGCGGCGACCCCACCGCACCCGGAATGGATCGTCAGTGAGTCGACGCTGATGCCGATGTGGGCGACGACGGCGTCGGCCCCGCACCCCGTGGCGCATTGA
- the rpsB gene encoding 30S ribosomal protein S2 — MAVVTMKQLLDSGTHFGHQTRRWNPKMKRFIFTDRNGIYIIDLQQTLTFIDKAYEFVKETVAHGGSVLFVGTKKQAQESVAAEATRVGMPYVNQRWLGGMLTNFSTVHKRLQRLKELEAMEQTGGFEGRTKKEILMLTREKNKLERSLGGIRDMAKVPSAIWVVDTNKEHIAVGEARKLGIPVIAILDTNCDPDEVDYPIPGNDDAIRSAALLTKVIASAVAEGLQARAGVGRGDGKPEAEAAEPLPEWEQELLASAAAAAPTEAAGGAPESTPTEG, encoded by the coding sequence ATGGCCGTCGTAACCATGAAGCAGCTGCTGGACAGCGGCACCCACTTCGGGCACCAGACCCGTCGTTGGAATCCCAAGATGAAGCGGTTCATCTTCACCGACCGCAACGGCATCTACATCATCGACCTGCAGCAGACGCTGACCTTCATCGACAAGGCGTACGAGTTCGTCAAGGAGACCGTCGCCCACGGAGGGTCGGTGCTGTTCGTCGGCACCAAGAAGCAGGCGCAGGAATCGGTCGCGGCCGAGGCGACCCGTGTCGGCATGCCGTACGTGAACCAGCGCTGGCTGGGCGGGATGCTGACCAACTTCTCCACGGTGCACAAGCGGCTGCAGCGCCTCAAGGAGCTCGAGGCGATGGAGCAGACCGGCGGCTTCGAGGGCCGCACCAAGAAGGAAATCTTGATGCTGACCCGGGAGAAGAACAAGCTGGAGCGCAGCCTGGGCGGTATCCGCGACATGGCCAAAGTGCCGTCGGCGATCTGGGTCGTCGACACCAACAAGGAGCACATCGCCGTCGGCGAGGCCCGCAAGCTCGGTATCCCGGTCATCGCGATCCTGGACACCAACTGCGACCCCGACGAGGTGGACTACCCGATCCCGGGCAACGACGACGCGATCCGCTCGGCCGCGCTGCTGACCAAGGTGATCGCCTCCGCGGTTGCCGAGGGCCTGCAGGCCCGCGCCGGAGTCGGCCGCGGCGATGGCAAGCCCGAGGCGGAAGCCGCCGAGCCGCTGCCCGAATGGGAGCAGGAACTGCTGGCCTCCGCTGCTGCTGCCGCCCCCACCGAAGCCGCTGGGGGCGCACCCGAATCAACCCCCACGGAAGGCTAA
- a CDS encoding siderophore-interacting protein, whose product MAGRPLQRFEVVDTKELTPHMVAVVLGSKDLDAFVPREFTDSYVKLVFVADDVDVEGLPKPLTLDSFAGLAPEKKPSVRTMTVRHVDVAAREITLNIVVHGEHGIAGQWAAAAQPGQRIYLMGPGGAYRPDPAADWHLLAGDESALPAIAAALEALPPGAVGKAFIEVAGQEDEIPLTAPEGVEVHWVYRGGRADLVPEDRAGDHAPLIEAVTTTPWLPGQVHVFIHGEAQSVMHNLRPYIRKERGVDAKWASSISGYWRRGRTEETFRQWKKELAEAEAGAS is encoded by the coding sequence GTGGCGGGTCGGCCTCTGCAACGCTTCGAGGTCGTCGATACCAAGGAGCTCACACCGCACATGGTCGCGGTGGTGCTGGGCAGCAAGGATTTAGACGCCTTCGTGCCCAGGGAATTCACCGACTCCTACGTCAAGTTGGTCTTCGTTGCGGACGACGTCGACGTCGAGGGATTGCCGAAGCCGTTGACCTTGGACAGCTTTGCCGGCCTGGCCCCCGAGAAGAAGCCGTCGGTGCGGACCATGACCGTCCGCCACGTCGACGTGGCGGCCCGCGAGATCACACTGAACATCGTCGTGCACGGCGAGCACGGGATCGCGGGCCAATGGGCCGCGGCGGCCCAGCCCGGCCAGCGGATCTACCTGATGGGCCCCGGCGGTGCCTACAGGCCCGACCCGGCCGCCGACTGGCATCTGCTGGCGGGCGACGAATCGGCGCTCCCGGCGATCGCCGCGGCGCTGGAAGCGTTGCCGCCCGGGGCCGTCGGCAAGGCGTTCATCGAGGTGGCCGGCCAGGAGGACGAGATTCCGTTGACCGCGCCGGAAGGCGTCGAGGTGCATTGGGTCTATCGCGGTGGCCGGGCCGACCTGGTCCCCGAGGACCGTGCCGGCGACCACGCCCCGCTGATCGAGGCGGTCACCACCACGCCGTGGCTGCCCGGGCAGGTGCACGTCTTCATCCACGGCGAGGCGCAAAGCGTCATGCACAATCTGCGGCCCTACATCCGCAAGGAGCGCGGTGTGGACGCCAAGTGGGCGTCGTCGATCTCGGGCTACTGGCGGCGCGGCCGCACCGAAGAGACGTTCCGGCAATGGAAGAAGGAACTGGCCGAGGCGGAGGCCGGCGCCTCGTAG
- a CDS encoding amidase: protein MQHVHAFGDDALGDLDAVGLAHAIQAGWVSRAEVVEAAIARTEAVDPVLNGLAYAAFTQARTAAAANGFFDGVPTFVKDNVDVAGQPTMHGSDAWAPWHAVADSEFARVYLGTGLTSIGKTQLSEFGFSASAEHPRLGPVRNPWNTDYTAGASSSGSGAFVAAGVVPIAHANDGGGSIRIPAACNGLVGLKPSRGRLPLDPTLRRMPVGVVANGVLTRSVRDTAAFYREAERIWRNPRLAPVGDVSGPGRQRLRIAVVTRSVQRECSPQMRELTLKSAGLLEELGHRVERVDEPPVPVSFVEDFILYWGFLALAQVRSGRHMFGKTFDRARLDNLTLGLERHAARNFHRLPLAIMRLRRTRRRTARFFGTYDAVLTPTVADETPRIGFLAPTDYRQVLDRLIDWVSFTPLQNVTGEPAISLPLAQSSEGMPVGMMISADVGQEALLLELAYELEEARPWARIHTS from the coding sequence ATGCAACACGTGCACGCGTTCGGCGACGACGCCCTCGGTGATCTGGACGCGGTGGGCCTGGCCCACGCGATCCAGGCCGGCTGGGTCAGCAGGGCTGAGGTGGTCGAGGCCGCCATCGCCCGCACCGAGGCCGTCGATCCGGTCCTCAACGGCCTGGCGTATGCCGCCTTTACGCAGGCGCGTACCGCCGCGGCGGCGAACGGCTTTTTCGACGGCGTCCCCACCTTCGTCAAGGACAACGTCGACGTCGCCGGCCAGCCCACCATGCACGGCAGCGACGCCTGGGCGCCGTGGCATGCCGTGGCGGACAGCGAATTCGCGCGGGTGTACCTGGGCACCGGCCTGACGTCGATCGGCAAGACGCAGCTCTCGGAGTTCGGGTTCAGCGCCTCCGCGGAACACCCCCGGCTGGGGCCGGTCCGCAACCCATGGAACACCGACTACACCGCGGGCGCCTCGTCGTCGGGCTCGGGCGCGTTCGTCGCCGCCGGCGTGGTGCCGATCGCGCACGCCAACGACGGCGGCGGCTCCATCCGCATCCCGGCCGCCTGCAACGGGCTGGTCGGGCTCAAGCCGTCGCGCGGGCGGTTGCCGCTGGACCCGACGCTGCGCCGGATGCCGGTGGGCGTCGTCGCCAACGGCGTGCTGACCCGTTCGGTGCGCGACACCGCGGCGTTCTACCGGGAGGCCGAGCGGATCTGGCGTAACCCCAGGCTGGCGCCGGTCGGCGACGTCAGCGGGCCGGGCAGGCAGCGGTTGCGGATCGCGGTGGTGACCCGCTCGGTCCAGCGGGAGTGCAGTCCCCAGATGCGGGAACTGACGCTGAAGTCGGCCGGGCTGCTCGAAGAATTGGGCCACCGCGTCGAGCGCGTCGACGAGCCGCCGGTGCCGGTTAGCTTCGTCGAAGATTTCATCCTGTATTGGGGATTCCTCGCGCTGGCCCAGGTGCGCAGCGGGCGGCACATGTTCGGCAAAACGTTCGATCGCGCGCGGCTGGACAACCTGACCCTCGGCCTAGAACGGCACGCGGCCCGCAACTTTCACCGGCTTCCGTTGGCGATCATGCGACTGCGCCGGACCCGCAGGCGCACCGCGCGGTTCTTCGGCACCTACGACGCGGTGCTCACCCCGACCGTGGCCGACGAGACGCCGCGCATCGGCTTTCTCGCCCCCACCGACTACCGGCAGGTGCTGGATCGGCTGATCGACTGGGTTTCCTTCACCCCGCTGCAGAACGTCACCGGCGAGCCGGCGATCTCGCTGCCGTTGGCGCAGTCCTCCGAAGGCATGCCGGTGGGCATGATGATCTCGGCCGACGTCGGGCAGGAGGCGCTGCTGCTCGAGCTGGCCTACGAATTGGAGGAGGCCCGGCCCTGGGCCCGGATCCACACCTCGTGA
- a CDS encoding tyrosine recombinase XerC — MEGILEEFDEYLALQCGRSAHTRRAYLGDLRSLFAFLGGRGPDALSLPVLRSWLSAAAAAGAARTTLARRTSAVKAFTAWAARRGLLAGDPAARLQVPKAHRTLPAVLRQDQALDAMAAAKSGARQGDPMALRDRLIVEMLYATGIRVSELCGLDIDDVDTRHRLVRVLGKGNKQRTVPFGLPAAEALGAWLDEGRPALVTSGSGPALLLGARGRRLDVRQARTVVHQTVAAVDGAPDMGPHGLRHSAATHLLEGGADLRVVQELLGHSSLATTQLYTHVAVSRLRAVHDQAHPRA; from the coding sequence GTGGAGGGCATCCTCGAGGAGTTCGACGAGTACCTGGCGTTGCAATGCGGCCGTTCGGCGCACACCCGGCGGGCCTACCTCGGCGACTTGCGCTCGCTGTTCGCCTTTCTTGGCGGCCGCGGGCCGGACGCGTTGAGCCTGCCGGTGCTGCGCTCGTGGTTGTCGGCCGCGGCTGCGGCGGGCGCTGCCCGCACGACGCTGGCCCGTCGCACCTCGGCGGTCAAGGCGTTCACCGCATGGGCCGCGCGGCGCGGCCTGCTGGCCGGGGATCCGGCGGCCCGGCTGCAGGTGCCGAAGGCGCACCGCACCCTGCCGGCGGTGCTGCGCCAAGACCAGGCGCTCGACGCCATGGCCGCCGCGAAATCGGGTGCCCGACAAGGGGATCCGATGGCCTTGCGGGACCGGCTGATCGTCGAGATGTTGTATGCCACCGGGATTCGGGTGAGCGAGCTGTGCGGCCTGGACATCGACGACGTGGACACCCGCCACCGGCTGGTCCGGGTGCTCGGCAAGGGCAACAAGCAGCGCACCGTGCCGTTCGGGCTGCCGGCCGCCGAGGCGCTCGGGGCCTGGCTGGACGAGGGGCGGCCCGCACTGGTGACCTCCGGGTCCGGCCCGGCCCTGTTGCTGGGCGCGCGCGGGCGGCGGCTCGACGTGCGCCAGGCGCGCACCGTCGTGCACCAGACGGTCGCGGCGGTGGACGGCGCGCCGGACATGGGGCCGCACGGGCTGCGGCACAGCGCGGCGACGCACCTGCTGGAGGGCGGGGCCGACCTGCGGGTCGTGCAGGAGCTGCTCGGCCATTCCAGCCTGGCGACCACCCAGCTCTACACCCATGTCGCCGTCTCGCGGCTACGGGCGGTGCACGATCAGGCCCACCCGCGGGCATGA
- a CDS encoding MarR family winged helix-turn-helix transcriptional regulator gives MVQAEDAPLGYLLYRVMSLLRPEVSAVLGPLGLTLPEFVCLRMLSMFPGMSSAELSRQAGVTPQAMNTVLRKLEDIGAVARPTSVSSGRALPATLTGQGRALLKRAEGAVRTADARILAKLTEPQQREFKRMLDKLGSD, from the coding sequence ATGGTTCAGGCCGAAGACGCCCCGCTTGGTTACCTGCTCTACCGGGTGATGAGCCTGCTGCGCCCCGAGGTTTCCGCCGTGTTGGGCCCGCTCGGCCTGACGCTGCCCGAATTCGTCTGCCTGCGTATGCTTTCCATGTTCCCGGGGATGTCGAGCGCCGAACTGTCCCGGCAGGCGGGCGTGACACCGCAGGCGATGAACACGGTTCTGCGCAAGCTGGAAGACATTGGCGCCGTGGCACGCCCGACATCGGTGTCCAGCGGCCGCGCGCTACCCGCCACGCTGACCGGTCAGGGCCGCGCCCTGCTCAAGCGCGCGGAGGGCGCGGTGCGGACTGCCGATGCTCGCATCCTGGCCAAGCTGACGGAACCCCAGCAGCGCGAGTTCAAGCGGATGCTCGACAAGCTCGGCTCCGATTAG
- a CDS encoding MPT63 family protein — translation MKVTKRAIKTAVAAGGIAAASVFAAIPASAAPNIQGFGTSEQLVDGPMVTNYTVSNLQPSNVSIPGYTPKGTLYQADITARSDGGLVTPMVKDFSARGPNGQTYKLIDKAGAPNALNPAPIPQGSESTGTLYFDVTGAPPNGVVYNDGLQDILIWTSNVPGGAAPGAPSNASPAPGAPPAPAPHT, via the coding sequence ATGAAGGTCACCAAGAGGGCGATTAAGACGGCTGTCGCTGCCGGCGGGATAGCGGCCGCAAGCGTCTTCGCCGCAATACCGGCGTCTGCCGCGCCCAACATTCAGGGCTTCGGCACCAGCGAACAACTCGTCGACGGGCCCATGGTCACCAACTACACGGTGAGCAACCTGCAGCCGAGCAATGTCTCGATTCCGGGTTACACGCCGAAGGGGACGCTCTACCAGGCGGACATCACCGCCAGGTCGGACGGCGGGCTCGTTACCCCGATGGTCAAGGACTTCAGCGCCCGCGGGCCCAACGGTCAGACCTACAAGCTGATCGATAAGGCCGGGGCACCGAACGCCCTGAACCCGGCGCCGATTCCGCAGGGTAGCGAATCGACCGGCACCCTGTACTTCGACGTGACCGGCGCGCCGCCGAATGGCGTCGTCTACAACGACGGATTGCAGGACATCCTGATCTGGACGTCCAACGTGCCGGGTGGCGCCGCACCGGGCGCACCGTCGAACGCGAGCCCGGCACCGGGCGCTCCGCCCGCCCCGGCACCGCACACGTAA